One genomic region from Sulfurimonas sp. encodes:
- the pglF gene encoding UDP-N-acetylglucosamine 4,6-dehydratase (configuration-retaining), whose amino-acid sequence MDIDKRILNFLVIISFTFITFWWTFFIFHQSFDIGIVISVIIIRMIASRLIYNDYSLSWSKASQKSFLIKSIVNIAAFLIYLPIFYGKIRFSFMVSELFIYLFTINFTMYAYYYLINKSRVQKTKFVVIYGAGKAGIKLESEFSNSEYKVRFFIDDDKIIQNRSIDAIKVISKDTLKQNMIDAKYDLLVIAMPSAQKEVIKEIYNDLNEYFNEIKILPSIDEILDSKDFSTQLQDISVEDLLARHPKDLDKKTIKNFLENKTILVTGAGGSIGSEICRQCERFGAKKLILLDHSEYNLYAIEQELKNIQNVCVMQSVVNFNGIDATFKTHKPDIVIHAAAYKHVPLVEANIHEGILNNVQGTKNVIDASINNGVQKFVMISTDKAVRPTNVMGTTKRICELYAQNSNGNGTDIVAVRFGNVLGSSGSVIPKFKSQIEKGQNITVTHKDITRYFMLIPEACELVLQAGAIGSGGEIFILDMGEPIKIVDLAQKMIDLSGSTDINIEFTGLRPGEKLYEELLIDESDCKTDYESITVAKPTLYDINKLNRDIKELINCEDKLAKLKDIVPEFNHQTNI is encoded by the coding sequence ATGGATATAGATAAAAGAATATTAAATTTTTTAGTAATTATTAGTTTTACTTTCATCACATTTTGGTGGACATTTTTTATATTTCATCAGTCGTTTGATATTGGTATTGTAATAAGTGTAATTATAATCCGTATGATAGCATCTAGACTTATATACAATGATTATTCTCTCTCATGGTCAAAGGCTTCTCAAAAATCATTTCTTATAAAAAGCATAGTAAATATAGCAGCTTTTTTGATTTATTTACCAATTTTTTATGGAAAAATTAGATTTTCTTTTATGGTGTCCGAGCTTTTTATATACCTTTTTACTATAAATTTTACTATGTATGCTTATTATTATTTGATAAATAAAAGTAGAGTTCAAAAGACAAAATTTGTTGTTATTTATGGCGCAGGAAAGGCTGGTATAAAGCTAGAATCAGAGTTTTCTAATAGTGAGTATAAGGTGAGATTTTTTATTGATGATGATAAGATTATTCAAAATCGTTCCATAGATGCTATTAAGGTTATCTCAAAAGACACATTAAAACAAAATATGATAGATGCTAAGTATGATTTGTTAGTTATTGCGATGCCATCAGCTCAAAAAGAAGTTATAAAAGAAATATATAATGATTTAAATGAGTATTTTAATGAGATAAAAATCTTGCCTTCAATAGATGAGATACTCGATTCTAAAGATTTTTCTACTCAACTTCAAGATATTTCGGTAGAAGATTTACTTGCTAGGCATCCAAAAGATTTAGACAAAAAAACAATAAAGAATTTTTTAGAAAATAAAACCATTTTAGTTACAGGTGCTGGAGGAAGCATCGGTAGTGAGATATGTAGGCAGTGTGAAAGATTTGGTGCTAAAAAGCTTATATTACTCGATCATAGTGAATATAATCTTTATGCAATAGAACAAGAACTTAAAAATATACAAAATGTTTGCGTGATGCAGAGTGTAGTAAATTTTAATGGTATAGATGCTACATTTAAAACACACAAGCCAGATATTGTAATCCATGCAGCAGCTTATAAACATGTCCCACTTGTCGAAGCAAATATACATGAAGGTATTTTAAATAATGTGCAAGGTACTAAAAATGTTATAGATGCATCTATAAACAATGGTGTCCAAAAGTTTGTTATGATTTCTACAGACAAAGCAGTAAGACCTACAAATGTAATGGGAACAACAAAACGCATCTGTGAACTTTATGCGCAAAATTCAAATGGTAATGGCACTGATATAGTAGCAGTTAGGTTTGGCAATGTACTTGGTTCTAGCGGAAGTGTGATTCCCAAGTTTAAAAGCCAGATAGAAAAAGGTCAAAATATAACTGTAACTCATAAAGACATTACAAGATATTTCATGCTCATTCCAGAAGCTTGTGAGTTAGTGCTTCAAGCTGGAGCTATTGGGAGTGGTGGAGAGATTTTTATACTAGATATGGGAGAACCTATTAAGATAGTAGATTTAGCTCAAAAAATGATTGATTTAAGTGGCTCTACTGATATTAATATTGAGTTCACAGGTCTTCGTCCAGGCGAAAAACTTTATGAAGAACTACTCATAGATGAGAGTGATTGTAAAACAGATTATGAGTCCATAACAGTAGCTAAGCCAACGCTTTATGACATAAATAAGTTAAATAGAGATATAAAAGAGCTAATAAATTGTGAGGATAAGTTAGCAAAATTAAAAGATATTGTTCCTGAGTTTAATCATCAGACAAATATATAA
- a CDS encoding MipA/OmpV family protein, translated as MLIVLIFSTLIAKEEKQKVTLGLGPYIQTQPYKDVDDIVIPSPVIFFDNGIVYVRWSRAGIYFLGDKTDDFAWGLSVTFQPRVDGYTSSDIAGMDDRKKTLEGGIAFSLKMDKAYMETMLLTDVLDRYEDLIFKTEIGYDFEFEKFSIYPSAIIVYQSSSFIDYYYGVKKEEATRTNFAKYSPNGGLQLGMQTYIKYPFTKEISALINLRIDKIANEATSSPIVEEDYIYSGLFSLIYTFEY; from the coding sequence TTGTTAATTGTACTTATTTTTTCAACATTAATAGCAAAGGAAGAAAAACAAAAAGTAACACTTGGTCTGGGTCCTTACATCCAGACTCAACCTTACAAAGATGTAGATGACATTGTTATACCATCTCCTGTTATATTTTTTGATAATGGTATCGTTTATGTAAGGTGGAGTAGAGCAGGAATCTATTTTTTAGGTGATAAAACAGATGATTTTGCATGGGGATTATCAGTAACTTTTCAACCAAGGGTTGACGGATATACATCTTCTGATATAGCAGGAATGGACGATAGAAAAAAAACACTTGAAGGTGGAATTGCTTTTAGTTTAAAGATGGATAAAGCATATATGGAAACTATGCTTTTAACTGATGTACTTGACAGATATGAAGACTTAATATTTAAAACTGAAATTGGATATGACTTTGAATTTGAAAAATTTTCAATCTATCCAAGTGCAATTATAGTTTACCAATCATCAAGCTTTATAGATTATTATTATGGTGTAAAAAAAGAAGAAGCAACTCGTACTAACTTCGCCAAATACTCGCCAAATGGTGGACTGCAACTAGGAATGCAAACTTATATTAAGTACCCCTTTACAAAAGAAATATCCGCACTTATCAATCTAAGAATTGACAAAATAGCTAACGAAGCTACTTCTAGTCCTATCGTAGAAGAAGATTATATCTATTCAGGATTATTTTCACTTATTTATACTTTTGAGTATTAA
- a CDS encoding glutathionylspermidine synthase family protein, whose amino-acid sequence MIKLQKLNPLNDETLEKLGFTWHTDSDGSKYINDELVVISQGEAEAYYKAGNEVYDMFVEAAEHVIENDLFFELGIPFNLVEMIKQSWENDVHWHIYGRFDFSGGIDAKPIKLIEFNADTPTSLFETALLQWALLKENNMDENKQFNNVYEAISQNFKRLITLDEDVTTFNDNYDGWKILFSCVQGDDEEEATTRLLQQMATDAGFNTSFEYLQNVTFDKDGIFDANENNYEYWFKLYPWEDIGTDESELAVTLSDVIKNQKAIVLNPAYTLLFQSKGIMKIMYDLFPDSPYLLETSFEPLKGVKQVEKTLFGREGANTKIIDANGAIVEQRDGPYDNYNKIYQQYVEFAEDKNQDKYQAGVFFAYEACGLSFRKGGEILDNMSKFVGHVIV is encoded by the coding sequence ATGATAAAACTTCAAAAACTAAATCCACTAAATGATGAAACACTAGAAAAACTTGGCTTTACTTGGCACACAGATAGCGATGGAAGTAAATATATAAATGATGAACTAGTAGTTATATCTCAAGGTGAAGCAGAGGCCTATTATAAAGCAGGTAACGAAGTTTATGATATGTTTGTTGAGGCAGCAGAGCATGTCATAGAAAATGACCTATTTTTTGAACTTGGCATTCCTTTTAATCTTGTTGAAATGATTAAACAAAGTTGGGAAAATGATGTTCACTGGCATATTTATGGCCGTTTTGATTTTTCTGGAGGCATAGATGCTAAACCTATAAAACTTATAGAGTTTAATGCAGATACTCCAACTTCACTTTTTGAAACTGCCCTACTTCAATGGGCGCTACTCAAAGAAAATAATATGGATGAAAATAAACAGTTTAACAATGTTTACGAAGCTATTAGTCAGAATTTTAAAAGACTAATAACATTAGATGAAGATGTTACAACATTTAATGATAATTATGACGGTTGGAAAATACTTTTTTCTTGTGTACAAGGCGATGATGAAGAAGAAGCTACAACAAGACTACTTCAACAAATGGCAACAGATGCTGGGTTTAATACAAGTTTTGAGTACTTACAAAATGTTACATTTGATAAAGATGGAATCTTTGATGCAAATGAAAATAACTATGAATACTGGTTTAAACTCTACCCTTGGGAAGACATAGGAACTGATGAAAGTGAACTTGCTGTTACGCTAAGTGATGTTATAAAAAATCAAAAAGCAATAGTACTAAATCCTGCATATACTCTACTCTTTCAGTCTAAGGGTATTATGAAAATTATGTATGATTTATTTCCAGATTCTCCTTATCTTTTAGAAACTTCTTTTGAGCCACTCAAAGGTGTAAAACAAGTAGAAAAAACTCTCTTTGGTAGAGAAGGTGCAAATACAAAAATCATAGACGCTAATGGAGCTATAGTTGAGCAAAGAGATGGACCTTACGACAACTACAATAAAATATATCAACAATATGTAGAATTTGCTGAAGATAAAAACCAAGACAAATATCAAGCAGGAGTATTTTTTGCCTATGAAGCTTGTGGACTTAGCTTTAGAAAAGGTGGTGAAATTTTAGATAATATGAGTAAGTTTGTGGGGCATGTTATAGTTTAA
- a CDS encoding Sua5/YciO/YrdC/YwlC family protein, whose amino-acid sequence MDKFNCTSRLSRISEKVVLCQSDTTVGFSSQNAKKLQEIKNRKPSKSFIKIFKDLKKLNKLGPRIPEKFKNSLRRANKSSFIVKNIAFRIANNSINSQIFRDISWHYSTSANETGKNFNREFCEEKADIIIENKDGLRELSSSSLFKINQIKRKK is encoded by the coding sequence ATGGACAAGTTCAACTGCACTTCAAGACTTTCTCGCATAAGCGAGAAGGTTGTCCTTTGCCAAAGCGATACTACTGTCGGTTTTTCATCTCAAAATGCTAAAAAACTTCAAGAGATAAAAAACAGGAAACCTTCTAAAAGTTTTATAAAAATTTTTAAAGATTTAAAAAAACTTAACAAACTTGGTCCAAGAATTCCAGAGAAATTTAAAAACTCTTTGCGTCGTGCAAACAAAAGTAGCTTTATTGTAAAAAACATAGCTTTTAGAATAGCCAACAACTCCATAAACTCTCAAATCTTTAGAGATATATCTTGGCATTACTCAACTTCAGCAAACGAAACAGGTAAAAATTTCAATCGTGAATTTTGTGAAGAAAAAGCTGATATAATAATAGAAAATAAAGATGGTTTAAGAGAGCTAAGTTCTTCTTCTCTTTTTAAAATAAACCAAATAAAAAGGAAAAAATAA
- the carB gene encoding carbamoyl-phosphate synthase large subunit translates to MPKRTDIKTILLIGSGPIIIGQACEFDYSGTQAVKTLKEQGYRVILINSNPATIMTDPEFADRTYIEPIKEDVIAEIIKKENVDAVLPTMGGQTALNVATSMYEKGMLEGIEFLGATPEAIHKGEDRSAFNEAMIKIGMDLPKSKNAYTVEEAILAVKEIGFPVISRASFTLAGGGSGVAYNMEEFKKLAEEGLSASPVGEIEIMESMLGWKEYEMEVIRDKADNCIIVCAIENFDPMGVHTGDSITVAPALTLTDKEYQRMRNASFDILREIGVDTGGSNVQFSICPKTGRMIVIEMNPRVSRSSALASKATGYPIAKVATLLAVGYTLDEITNDITGTPASFEPVIDYVVTKIPRFTFEKFPEALNTLSTSMKSVGEVMAIGRTFKESIQKALCSLETDLCGFDEIDATTEFVKHEIRRPNADRVLYVAEGFRRGMSIEEMFDTCQIDPWFLYQLYEIIEDEGNITDKILFNSELMRKAKVDGFSDKRIAQLIDKNSKQKVSENEVYEKRKTLGVSLEYNEVDTCAAEFEALTPYLYSTTNITASPDAKNRVSDKKKVLILGGGPNRIGQGIEFDYCCVHAAFALKEMDIECIMYNCNPETVSTDYDTSDVLYFEPIDFEHVREVIENEQPDGIIVHFGGQTPLKLADALTKIGAKIVGTPSSVIDLAEDREKFSDFVNKYRLKQPQNGLARTKEEAPAIAERLGFPVLVRPSFVLGGRGMKIVYSQEELAQYMTLAISVSHEAPVLIDKFLDQAIELDVDAICDGTDVYIGSVMQHIEEAGIHSGDSACSLPPVNLNQEMIEKVEQQTKTIALGLGVIGLMNVQYAIYQDEIYLIEVNPRASRTVPFVSKATGMPLAKVATRVMVGETLRSSLEYYDRYDIVEEKNGLLKPKLKGHVSVKEAVFPFHKLYGADLVLGPEMKSTGEVMGISSNFGVSFAKAQLSAGNKIPTEGTCFLSFVDSDKVHAEEIARGLHKHGFKLVATKGTQIIIEESGIPCERVLKISEGRPNIEDSMKNDEISMAINTSDNNTSKKDAVVIRQEVLRKSIPYFTTLSAARALILALDEMGDGSWTSSTALQDFLA, encoded by the coding sequence ATGCCAAAACGCACCGACATAAAAACTATTTTACTTATAGGCTCAGGTCCGATTATCATCGGTCAAGCTTGTGAATTTGACTACTCAGGAACTCAAGCCGTTAAAACTTTAAAAGAGCAAGGCTATCGCGTAATTCTTATAAACTCAAACCCTGCAACAATCATGACTGATCCAGAATTTGCTGATAGAACTTATATAGAACCAATCAAAGAAGATGTAATTGCAGAAATCATCAAAAAAGAAAATGTTGACGCTGTTCTTCCAACTATGGGTGGACAAACTGCACTAAATGTAGCAACTTCTATGTATGAGAAAGGGATGCTTGAAGGAATAGAGTTTTTAGGTGCAACTCCAGAGGCTATTCATAAAGGTGAAGACCGTTCAGCTTTTAATGAAGCGATGATAAAAATCGGTATGGACTTACCAAAGAGTAAGAATGCATACACTGTTGAAGAAGCTATCCTAGCTGTTAAAGAGATTGGTTTTCCAGTAATCTCTAGAGCTTCATTTACACTTGCAGGTGGTGGTTCTGGTGTAGCATATAACATGGAAGAGTTTAAAAAACTAGCAGAGGAAGGTCTATCTGCTTCTCCTGTTGGTGAAATAGAAATTATGGAGTCCATGCTTGGCTGGAAAGAGTATGAGATGGAAGTAATCCGCGACAAAGCTGACAACTGCATCATCGTCTGTGCAATTGAAAACTTTGACCCTATGGGTGTTCATACTGGAGATAGTATAACTGTTGCTCCTGCTTTAACACTAACAGATAAAGAATACCAAAGAATGAGAAATGCCTCTTTTGATATTTTGAGAGAGATTGGTGTTGATACTGGTGGATCTAATGTTCAGTTTTCAATTTGTCCTAAAACAGGAAGAATGATAGTAATCGAGATGAATCCTCGTGTATCTCGCTCTTCTGCTCTAGCATCTAAGGCTACTGGTTATCCTATTGCCAAGGTAGCTACACTTCTTGCTGTTGGTTATACTCTTGATGAAATTACAAATGATATTACAGGAACTCCGGCATCATTTGAACCTGTAATTGATTATGTAGTTACCAAAATTCCTCGATTTACATTTGAAAAATTTCCTGAAGCTCTAAACACTCTAAGTACAAGTATGAAAAGTGTTGGTGAAGTCATGGCAATAGGAAGAACTTTTAAGGAGTCTATTCAAAAAGCTCTTTGTTCACTAGAAACTGACCTTTGTGGGTTTGATGAGATAGACGCAACAACAGAGTTTGTAAAACATGAGATTCGTCGTCCAAATGCTGATAGAGTTCTTTATGTTGCAGAAGGTTTTAGGCGAGGAATGAGCATAGAAGAGATGTTTGATACTTGTCAAATCGACCCTTGGTTTCTTTACCAACTTTATGAAATCATAGAAGATGAAGGTAATATTACAGACAAGATTTTATTTAATTCTGAATTAATGAGAAAAGCAAAAGTCGATGGTTTTTCTGACAAACGAATAGCCCAACTAATAGATAAAAATTCTAAACAAAAAGTTAGTGAAAATGAAGTATATGAAAAAAGAAAAACACTTGGTGTGTCTTTAGAATATAATGAAGTTGATACTTGTGCCGCGGAGTTTGAAGCACTAACACCTTATCTTTACTCAACTACAAATATCACTGCATCTCCAGATGCTAAAAATAGAGTAAGTGATAAGAAAAAGGTTCTTATCTTAGGTGGTGGACCAAATAGAATTGGACAAGGTATAGAGTTTGATTACTGTTGTGTTCACGCTGCCTTTGCTCTTAAAGAGATGGATATAGAGTGTATTATGTACAACTGTAACCCTGAAACAGTTTCAACTGACTACGATACTTCTGATGTACTTTACTTTGAACCAATTGACTTTGAACATGTTAGAGAAGTTATTGAAAATGAACAACCTGATGGAATCATAGTTCATTTTGGTGGACAGACTCCACTTAAACTAGCAGATGCACTTACTAAAATAGGAGCAAAAATTGTTGGAACTCCTTCAAGTGTTATTGACTTAGCAGAAGATAGAGAGAAGTTTTCTGATTTTGTAAACAAATATAGACTTAAACAACCTCAAAATGGCTTAGCACGAACAAAAGAAGAAGCTCCTGCAATCGCAGAGAGATTGGGCTTTCCTGTTCTTGTTCGCCCTTCTTTTGTTCTTGGTGGGCGTGGAATGAAGATAGTTTACTCTCAAGAAGAACTTGCTCAGTATATGACCTTGGCTATCTCTGTTTCGCATGAAGCACCTGTTTTAATAGACAAATTTTTAGACCAAGCGATAGAACTTGATGTAGATGCTATCTGTGATGGAACTGATGTATATATTGGTTCGGTTATGCAACATATAGAAGAAGCTGGGATTCACTCTGGAGATAGTGCTTGTTCTCTTCCTCCTGTAAACTTAAACCAAGAGATGATTGAAAAAGTCGAACAACAAACAAAAACTATTGCTCTTGGACTTGGTGTTATTGGACTTATGAATGTTCAGTATGCGATTTATCAAGATGAGATTTACCTTATCGAAGTTAATCCTAGAGCATCTAGAACGGTTCCATTTGTTTCTAAAGCAACAGGAATGCCATTAGCAAAAGTTGCTACTCGTGTAATGGTTGGAGAAACTCTTAGAAGTTCACTAGAATACTATGACAGATACGATATAGTTGAAGAAAAAAATGGCTTACTAAAACCAAAGCTTAAAGGTCATGTTTCTGTAAAAGAAGCTGTATTCCCTTTCCATAAACTTTATGGTGCGGACTTAGTTTTAGGACCTGAAATGAAATCAACAGGTGAAGTAATGGGTATAAGCTCAAACTTTGGTGTTAGTTTTGCAAAAGCTCAACTATCAGCAGGAAATAAAATCCCAACTGAGGGAACTTGTTTCTTATCTTTTGTTGATAGTGATAAAGTTCATGCTGAAGAAATTGCACGCGGATTACATAAACATGGCTTTAAACTTGTAGCGACTAAAGGGACACAAATCATTATTGAAGAATCTGGGATTCCATGTGAGAGAGTTCTAAAAATCTCTGAAGGTCGACCAAATATTGAAGACAGTATGAAAAATGATGAGATTTCAATGGCAATTAATACTTCGGATAACAACACATCTAAAAAAGATGCAGTAGTAATCCGTCAAGAAGTTTTAAGAAAAAGTATTCCATATTTCACAACTTTAAGTGCAGCAAGAGCACTTATCTTAGCACTAGATGAGATGGGTGATGGTTCATGGACAAGTTCAACTGCACTTCAAGACTTTCTCGCATAA
- a CDS encoding type II toxin-antitoxin system VapC family toxin: MYKKVFIDANIFIDINDRDRKTYQNSLKLLNYLTLNKIEIYTSCDLITTIYYILSKKSKLNALNGIEQINKICKVIEFSNKEISQTCKLMKKNNNFTDLEDTIQYILAKKLNCKLIISNDKNFYSEEIKLMNSEIFCREYLKWI, encoded by the coding sequence ATGTATAAGAAAGTATTTATTGATGCAAATATTTTTATAGATATAAATGATAGAGATAGAAAAACATATCAAAATAGCCTAAAGCTATTAAATTATTTAACTTTAAACAAGATTGAAATATATACAAGTTGCGATTTAATTACAACTATATACTATATTCTTTCAAAAAAAAGTAAATTAAATGCACTTAATGGGATTGAACAAATTAATAAAATTTGTAAAGTAATTGAATTTTCAAATAAAGAAATATCTCAAACTTGTAAGTTAATGAAAAAAAACAATAATTTCACTGACTTAGAAGATACTATACAATATATATTAGCAAAAAAATTAAATTGTAAACTTATAATATCTAATGATAAAAACTTTTATTCAGAGGAAATAAAACTTATGAATAGTGAAATTTTTTGTCGTGAGTATCTAAAATGGATATAG
- the mreC gene encoding rod shape-determining protein MreC: MNKELLGFFSLFIALFVGALFYTNTIQGPFISVLNSFKIVYHDATQIIQNNIDRHTFQAKEITLLKEKLQKYENNHLVMQQMASEVNDLFKANNSKLKINPKVELIRTISYEKFGNLNRVWMEVEDYNASKIYGLTYNELVAGIVIEKNSKALGLLNRDIQSSYAVFVGKRKAPGIAHGNNSKNLIIKFIPAWFKIEIGDEVVTSGLDKIFFKGLKVGRVLSVKTSQGYQNAVIEPYYKANDPDYFYMIRRVK; encoded by the coding sequence ATGAATAAAGAGCTACTTGGCTTTTTTTCACTTTTTATCGCACTCTTCGTGGGTGCACTTTTTTATACAAACACTATACAAGGTCCATTTATTTCAGTTTTAAACTCTTTTAAAATTGTTTATCATGATGCGACACAAATTATCCAAAACAATATCGATAGACACACTTTTCAAGCCAAAGAAATTACTTTACTCAAAGAAAAACTACAAAAATATGAGAACAATCATCTTGTAATGCAACAGATGGCTTCAGAGGTAAACGACCTCTTTAAAGCAAACAACTCAAAACTAAAAATAAACCCAAAAGTTGAACTAATTAGAACTATCTCTTATGAAAAATTTGGTAATTTAAACAGAGTTTGGATGGAAGTAGAAGACTACAACGCATCTAAAATTTATGGACTTACCTATAATGAATTAGTCGCGGGAATTGTAATAGAAAAAAATTCTAAAGCGTTAGGACTTTTAAATAGAGATATTCAAAGTTCTTACGCCGTTTTTGTAGGAAAAAGAAAAGCTCCTGGAATTGCTCATGGTAACAACTCTAAAAATCTTATAATAAAGTTTATCCCAGCATGGTTTAAAATAGAGATAGGCGATGAAGTTGTAACATCAGGACTAGATAAAATCTTTTTTAAGGGTTTAAAAGTTGGAAGAGTTTTATCTGTTAAAACATCTCAAGGTTATCAAAATGCAGTTATTGAGCCTTATTATAAGGCTAATGACCCAGATTATTTTTATATGATAAGGAGAGTAAAATAA
- a CDS encoding glycosyltransferase family 4 protein — protein MNKKILIVTEYFYPEEFKINDIAQQWKNKGYDVDVLTSVPTYPEGKIYKDYNNKFYQKDNYNGINIYRVKAVTGYKESLFKKLLKYFSFMFFGSLVALFIGKKYDYIFGLNMAALTGMVPAVLIKKLYKKRLTFWTQDIWPDSVYAYGFKKTKTLSFFLDKFVKFMYHNITSIAISGKGFEEKLRPYIKNDLEFHYLPNWADDLDMSLDAFEFSKEKKVHFTFAGNIGKVQNLENIINAFTQLPEVCKNKSQLNIIGDGSNIDELKIISNDSKNIVFHGKKPREDMAMYYQGSDFLIVSLVDKPIFKVTVPAKTQTYIAAKKPILAVINGDTAKLIRENNLGFYAHPNNIQEIKEAFIKCIYLTKDEIDKLTKNCEYLSENTFNKEKIINSLEALL, from the coding sequence TTGAATAAAAAAATATTAATAGTCACAGAATATTTTTACCCTGAAGAATTTAAAATAAATGATATTGCACAACAATGGAAAAATAAGGGATATGATGTTGACGTATTAACATCAGTTCCTACCTATCCAGAAGGTAAAATATATAAGGATTATAATAATAAATTTTATCAAAAAGATAACTACAATGGTATAAACATTTATAGAGTAAAAGCTGTAACAGGATATAAAGAGAGCCTATTTAAAAAGTTACTTAAATATTTTTCTTTTATGTTTTTTGGTAGTCTAGTAGCTCTGTTTATTGGTAAAAAATATGATTATATTTTTGGTTTAAATATGGCTGCTTTAACCGGAATGGTTCCAGCAGTATTGATAAAAAAATTATATAAAAAGCGTTTAACTTTTTGGACGCAAGATATTTGGCCAGATAGTGTTTATGCTTATGGATTTAAAAAAACAAAAACACTCTCATTTTTTTTAGATAAATTTGTAAAGTTTATGTACCATAATATAACTTCTATCGCTATATCTGGCAAAGGTTTTGAAGAAAAATTAAGACCATATATAAAAAATGATTTAGAGTTTCATTATCTTCCAAATTGGGCAGATGACTTAGATATGAGTCTAGATGCTTTTGAGTTTAGTAAAGAAAAAAAAGTTCATTTTACATTTGCTGGAAATATTGGAAAAGTGCAAAATCTTGAAAATATTATAAATGCTTTTACTCAACTTCCAGAAGTATGTAAAAATAAATCGCAATTAAATATTATAGGTGATGGCTCAAATATAGATGAATTAAAGATAATTAGTAATGATTCTAAAAATATAGTTTTTCATGGAAAAAAACCAAGGGAAGATATGGCGATGTATTATCAAGGGAGTGACTTTTTAATAGTTTCTTTAGTTGATAAACCAATTTTTAAAGTAACAGTTCCAGCAAAAACACAAACATATATAGCAGCAAAAAAACCAATCTTAGCTGTTATTAATGGAGATACAGCAAAGCTTATAAGAGAAAACAACCTAGGTTTTTATGCACATCCAAATAATATACAAGAGATAAAAGAAGCTTTTATAAAGTGTATATACTTAACTAAAGATGAGATAGATAAACTTACAAAGAATTGTGAGTATTTAAGTGAAAATACTTTTAATAAGGAAAAAATTATTAACTCTCTTGAGGCACTTTTATGA
- a CDS encoding glycosyltransferase family 4 protein → MIYLIIFLASLILTYFIKNHAIKKSLYVEVTDRSSHSTPTPHGGGIAIAITWFLGISYFYFTDAMDSPLYLALLVGVIISVVSYVDDLHELSAKVRLFTQALVAFLGLYFLGGLDSLDLWFFSFENQIITNIFAFFMIIWFINLYNFLDGIDGYAGSEAIFLALAGYILLGGNHFLVLVFAVLGFLVWNWHKAKIFMGDVSSTLLGYNVAIFSVYYANQEAINLWIWITLFGVFWFDATLTLFRRYKNREQLSQAHKKHAYQRLNQSGWSHDKVVMYSIFVNIVLFCLVYFISNVFIAFFISLILLYTIVKFVDSCKTFN, encoded by the coding sequence ATGATATATCTAATCATATTTTTAGCATCTTTAATTCTTACATATTTCATAAAAAATCATGCAATTAAAAAGTCACTTTATGTAGAGGTTACTGATAGAAGTTCTCACTCTACTCCAACACCTCATGGTGGAGGAATAGCTATAGCTATAACTTGGTTCTTAGGTATTTCATACTTTTATTTTACAGATGCTATGGATAGCCCTTTATATTTAGCTTTATTAGTTGGTGTGATTATTTCAGTAGTTTCTTATGTAGATGATTTACATGAGCTTAGTGCAAAAGTAAGGTTATTTACTCAAGCATTAGTTGCATTTTTAGGTTTATATTTTTTAGGTGGGTTAGATAGTTTAGACCTTTGGTTTTTCTCTTTTGAAAATCAAATTATTACAAATATCTTTGCATTTTTTATGATAATTTGGTTTATAAATTTATATAATTTTTTAGATGGTATAGATGGATATGCTGGAAGTGAGGCTATCTTTTTAGCTTTAGCCGGATACATTCTTCTTGGCGGAAATCATTTTTTAGTTTTGGTTTTTGCAGTTCTTGGTTTTTTAGTTTGGAATTGGCATAAAGCTAAAATATTTATGGGAGATGTTAGTAGTACTTTACTTGGTTACAATGTAGCAATATTTAGCGTTTACTATGCAAATCAAGAAGCAATAAATCTTTGGATATGGATAACTCTTTTTGGAGTCTTTTGGTTTGATGCTACCTTGACTCTTTTTAGAAGATATAAAAATCGTGAACAATTAAGTCAAGCACATAAAAAGCATGCATACCAAAGACTCAATCAAAGTGGTTGGTCACATGATAAGGTTGTTATGTATTCTATCTTTGTGAATATTGTATTGTTTTGTTTAGTTTATTTTATATCTAATGTTTTTATAGCATTTTTTATATCGCTTATATTACTTTATACTATTGTGAAATTTGTGGATAGTTGCAAAACTTTTAACTAG